The genomic interval GCCCCTTGAGGTCCTTGTAGACGGCGACCTTGACCGGGATCTTTTCCACGATCGCTTCGAACACGAGGCGGGAGCCCTTGACCGCGGAGAGCTCGGTGCTGGGCCAGACCACCGACTCGACGCGGTGGACGAAGTCGTCGATGATCTCCGAGTTCTCCACCAGGTCGGCGCGGTCGGCATAGAGCGCCCGGAGCCCGACCGCCCCTTTTTCAGCCGATTTCTGCGCCTGGACGTGGACGTACTCGCGGAGTGCCGCGAGGCCCGCCGGGCTCAGGTCCACGGCGTTCAGGCGAAACGTCTTGCCGCGGCTCTCCGGCTGGAGCGAGAGACGGGCCATCTCCTGTGCGAGCAGAAGCGTGATCCCGCTTCCCATCTTGCCCGCGGCCCCGATCACGGAAGCGACGGAGAGCCTGTCGTCGAGGTCGGTCGTCATGCAGGGTCCCTCCGGGAGCCGGCGCACCGCCCGCTGAGAGCGATCGTTGGGAGAAGGCGGATTCTCGCACGCCTCGGACCCCGCGGGCAAGGCGGCGAGAGGAAGCGCGGTGACCGGTCCCCGTTACCCCGGGGGCCAGGTCATCGCGCGGCCGCCGAGGAGGTGGAAGTGCAGGTGGGGAACGGTCTGCCCGCCGTCGCTTCCGCGGTTGGCGACGAGGCGCCACCCCCCGGCGTCGATCCGCTCGCGGACCGCGAGGTCCCGGGCCACCAGGAGCAACCGCGCCAGGAGCGGCGCGTCCCCCTCGGCCGCATCGGCCAGCGACGCGACGTGTCGGCGCGGGACGATGAGCAGGTGCACCGGGGCCTGCGGGTGGATGTCGCGGAACGCGACGATCTCCTCGTCCTCGTGGACGATCGTGCCGCGGGCCTCCCCGGAGGCGATCCTGCAGAAGAGGCAGTCCTTCACCGGATCCGCTCCACCGAGGCGCCCAGCGCGCGAAGCTTGGTCTCCATCGCCTCGTAGCCGCGGTCGAGGTGGTAGACCCGATCCAGCACCGTGACCCCTTCCGCCACGAGCCCAGCGAGAACGAGGCAGGCGGAGGCCCTGAGGTCGGTGGCCATGACCTGCGCGCCGGTCAGACGGCTCGGCCCCACCACCACCGCGGACCTTCCCTCGATCCTGATGTCGGCTCCCATCCGGGCCAGCTCACCCACGTGCATGAAACGTCGCTCGAAGATCGTCTCGGCGATCACCGACGTGCCGACCGCCTGGGTCATGAGGGTCATGTACTGGGCCTGCACGTCGGTGGGGTAGCCGGGGTAGGGCGCGGTCCTGAGGTCCCGCGCCGCCGGCGCCGCCGGTGCACGGACGGTGATCGTGTCCCCGCCCACCTCGAGCGGAACCTCCGCTCCCTCGAGCTGCCGGATCACGGCGTCGAGGTGGTCGGAGCGGCAGGACGCCACCTCGACCCGATCGCCGAGAAGCGCGCCGGCGACGACGTAGGTCGCCGCCTCGATCCGGTCCGGGATCACCCGGTGGCGGGCGCCGTGGAGCGACGGCCTCCCCTCCACCACGATCTCGTCCGTCCCCGCCCCGTGGATCGACGCCCCCATGCCGATCAGGAGCTCGGCCAGGTCCGAGACCTCGGGCTCGAGCGCCGCGTTGGAGAGGACCGTGGTCCCGTCCGCGAGGGTCGCGGCCATCATGAGGTTCTCCGTCCCGGTCACCGTCTTGTCCGGAAACGCGATGGACGCCCCGCGGAGGCGGCTCGCTCTGGCCTGGACGTAGCCGTGCTCCACCGCGACCTCGGCGCCCATCTTGAGGAGGCCGTCGATGTGCAGGTTGATGGGACGCTCGCCGATCGCGCATCCCCCGGGGAGCGATACCCGCGCGCGGCCGTGCCTCGCGAGGAGCGGCCCGAGGACGAGGACGGACGCGCGCATCGTCCTGACGAGGTCGTACGGCGCCTCGAAGGACGCGAACCGCTCGACGCGAACCGCGGCCCGGGCGCCTGCGGCGTCCACCGTGGCGCCGAGCTGCTCGAGCACCCTCAGCATCGTCCTGACGTCCCGCACGCGGGGTAGGTTCTCGACCTCGACCCGGTCCCCCGTGAGGAGGCAGGCCGCGAGCGCCGGGAGCGCGGCGTTCTTCGCTCCGCCGATCTCCACCCGGCCTCTCAGGGAGAGGCCGCCCGCAATGCGCAGTTTGTCCACGCGGAATGTCCTCGCGAGACGCCGTGGAGCGCCGCCTCGAACGCGCGTCGAATCATAGCACCCCCGCCGCGCCGCGCCGGACTACAATGCGCGTTCCGGCGCCGCGCCGCGGCCCGGCATCGAGGTGCCGCATGCTCGATCTCCATTTCGTGAGAGAACACACCGACCGGGTGGCCGAGGCGCTCAGGAAGCGTGGCTCGACGCTGTCGCTCTCTCCGTTTCGGGAGATGGACGAGAGGAGGCGGGGGGCGCTGGTCGAGGTCGAAGGGCTCAAGAAGCTCCGGAACGAGAGCTCGAAGCGGATCGGCCAGCTCGTGAAATCCGGCGGCGACGCGGCTCCCCTGAAAGAGGAGATGCGGCGGGTCGGCGAGCGGATCGCGGCCCTCGAGAAGGAGGTCGAGTCCGCGCAGGAGGAGCTCAAGGGGCTGCTCGCGGAGATCCCGAACCTCCCGCACGCGGACGTCCCGGAGGGAAGGTCGCCGGACGACAACCCCGTTCTGAGGACCTGGGGCGAGCCGCCTCGGTTCGAGTTCGAGCCGAAGGCGCACTGGGAGATCGGCGCCTCCCTCGGCATCCTCGACTTCGAGCGCGCCGCGAAGGTCGCCGGCAGCCGGTTCGCCGTCTACTTCGGCGAGGGCGCGCGGCTCGAGCGCGCGCTGATCCAGCTCATGCTCGACCTCCACACGAAGGAGCACGGCTACCTCGAGGTGCTCCCGCCGTTCATGGTCAACGCCGCCGCACTGTTCGGCACCGGCCAGCTCCCGAAATTCGAGGCCGACCTGTTCAAGGTCGAGCCCGGCGGGTACTACCTGGTCCCCACGGCGGAGGTCCCGGTCACGAACCTCCACGCCGGGGAGATCCTCGAGGGTCATCGGCTCCCGATCGCCTATTGCGCCTACACGCCGTGCTTCAGGAGCGAGGCGGGATCGTACGGGAAGGACGTCCGCGGCCTGATCCGCCAGCACCAGTTCAACAAGGTCGAGCTGGTCCGCTTTTCGCGGCCCGAGGATTCCTATCGCCAGCTCGACCTCCTGACCGCGCACGCGGAGGAGGTCCTGAAGCGGCTCGAGCTGCCGTACCGCGTGGTCGAGCTGTGCTCCGCCGATCTCGGCTTCTCGTCGGCGCGCACCTACGACATCGAGGTCTGGCTGCCGGGCCAGCAGCTCTACCGCGAGATCTCCTCCTGCTCGAACTTCGAGGACTTCCAGGCGCGGCGCGCGGGGATCCGGTTCCGACCGGAGCCCGGGGCCAAGACGGAGCTGGTCCACACGCTGAACGGCTCCGGGCTCGCGGTGGGGCGCACGGTGGTCGCGATCCTCGAGAACCACCAGCGCGCCGACGGCACCGTGACGGTTCCCGAGGCGCTCCGGCCGTACCTCGGCGGCCTCGAGCGTATCGAGGCGCGACGTTGACACCGACGCGGAGGGGTGGCCGAGCGGTTGAAGGCGCCGGTCTTGAAAACCGGAAGGCGAAAGCCTCGCGGGTTCGAATCCCGCCCCCTCCGCCAGGATCCGACACGTGCTCCGGCGACGGCCCCGCCTCCGATCCCTCGGACGGGGCGCACGCCCCCGCGGGCGCGACGGCCGGAGGGAGCGTCTTGGCTGCGCCGCTCTCCGCCGCGGCGGAAACGGCCCCGCTCCTCCGCCTTTCGGATCGAGCCGGGCTCGCGATCGTCCTCGCCGTGACGGCCGCGTGCCTTCTCCCGTTCCTGAACAAGGCCTACTACATCGACGACACGCTGTTCCTCGCGGCGGCGCGCCGGATCCTCGCAGCGCCACTCGACCCGTACGGCTTCTCGTTCAACTGGGAGGGGACCGTCGACCCGATGTCGACGACCATGAAGAACCCTCCGCTCGTGTCGTACTACGTCGCGCTCGTCGTGCACCTCCTCGGATGGGCGGAGCCGGTTCTCCACGCCGCCTTCCTCCTCCCGGCCCTCGCGGTCGCCGCCGGGACGTTCCGGCTCGCGCGCCGCTGCTGCCGAGAGCCGCTCCTCGCCGCCGCTGCGGCGATGCTGTCCCCCGTGTTCCTGGTGTCGGCGACCAGCGTGATGTGCGACGTCCCGATGCTCGCGTTCTTCGTCTGGGCCGTCGTCCTCTGGGTCGACGGGATTGAACGCGACGACTCGCGGCGGCTCGCGCTCGCGTCGGTCCTCGCGGCCCTCGCGTTCCTGTGCAAGTACTTCGGCGCGAGCCTCGTTCCGCTCCTCGCCGTGTACGCGATCGCGAGGCGCGCGCGCGCGACGCGGTGGGCGCCGTGGCTCCTCGTGCCGGCCGGCGCCGTCGCGGCGTACTCGCTCTGGACGCGCGCGCTGTACGGGCGGTCGCTCGTGTTCGAGGCGGCAACGTTCGCCGCCGAGAAGAAGATCTGGGCCGGGAGCCCCTTCTGGATCAACACCCTCGTCGCCCTGGTGTTCGCCGGAGGATGCCTCCTCCCGGCGGGAGCGCTCGCGGCGGCGTACCTCCGGAAGTGGATCGTCGGCGGCGCGGCGGCGCTCGCCGCGGCGGGGGGAATGTACGCCTGGCGAGTGACGGCGGTCCCGGGGCGGAATTTGGTCGACGCCGCGGAGGCGGGCGCCGTCGGCCTCCACGTAGGGGTCTTCTGCTTCCTGGGTCTGCTCGTCTTCGCGTTGGCGGCGGTCGAGCTGCGCGGCTTCCGCGAGCCCGTCACGCTCCTGCTCGTGTCCTGGGCCTTCGGGACCTACGTCTTCACGGGGTTCCTCAACTGGACGATCAACGGGCGGTCGCTGCTGCCGATGGCGCCGGCCGCGGCGATCCTCGCCGCGAGGTGCGTGGAGGCGCGCCCGGCGCGCCGGCCCCGCGCGCGGAGGATCGTCCTCGGGAGCGTCGTGGGCGCCACGGCGCTCGTCACCGTCCTACTCGCCGCCGGTGACGCGCTCCTCGCGAACTCGGCGCGGGAGGCCGCGGGCGTCTTCACGAATAGAATGCGCGCCGACCGGGCGCGTTACCTGTTCATGGGGCACTGGGGCTTCCAGTACTACATGGAGCGCGCCGGGGCCGAGCCGGTGAACTTCGACGCTCCCGCGCTGCGGCCGGGGGACCGGATCGTCGTGCCGAAGGCCTCTGCCCGCGCGCTCCCCGTCCCCCCCGTCGCAGAGCGCGAGGACCTCGACTTCCGCGTCCCCGGGTGGTTCGCGACCGTCTCGCCCGACCGGGGGGCCTGCTTCTACGCGCACCTGATCGGCCCGCTCCCCTTCCGCGTGGGGCCGATCTCGCCCGAGAAGTACAGGGTCGTCACGCTCGCGCGGTGACGCCGAGGGGACCGTTGACGGGGCCCCCGCTTCCGCTACAATTCCCCTTTCGTCCGCGCAGGAGCGCGGATCGCCGGGATCGCGGAGAGGTGCCGGAGTGGCTGAACGGGACGGTTTGCTAAACCGTTGAAGGGGATTAAACCCCTTCCGAGGGTTCGAATCCCTCCCTCTCCGCCAGGAACTCACGGAGCGAGAACGAGGCGGAAACCATGACCACGCCCAACGACTCCGCCGACCGGCCCCGTCCCGGCGATCCTGGAGCGGCCGGCACCGCCCCCCCGCAGGACTTCATTCGGGCGATCATCGAGGAGGACAACCGGACCGGGAAACACGGGGGCCGCGTCGTGACGCGCTTCCCTCCGGAGCCCAACGGCTACCTGCACATCGGCCACGCGAAGTCCATCTGCCTCAACTTCGGGCTGGCGAGCCAGTACGGCGGGAACTGCAACCTCCGCTTCGACGACACGAACCCCACGAAGGAAGAGGTGGAGTACGTCGAGTCGATCCAGGAGGACATCCGCTGGCTCGGCTTCGACTGGGAGGACCGGCTCTACTACGCGTCCGACTACTTCGAGCGGCTGTGTCTCTTCGCCGAGCAACTCGTCCGCGAGGGGAAGGCCTACGTCTGCGACCTCACCGCCGACGAGGTCCGCGAGCACCGCGGCACGTTGACCCGGCCCGGGACGCCGAGCCCCTACCGCGACCGCCCGGCCGAGGAAAGCCTCGACCTCTTCCGGAGGATGCGCGCCGGGGAGTTCCCGGACGGCACGCGCACGCTCCGGGCGAAGATCGATATGGCCTCCCCGAACCTCAACATGCGGGACCCGGTCCTCTACCGGATCCTCCACGCCGATCACCATCGGACCGGCGGCGCCTGGTGCATCTACCCGATGTACGACTACGCGCACCCGCTGTCGGACATGATCGAGGGGATCACGCATTCCGTCTGTACCCTGGAGTTCGAGGATCACCGCCCCTTCTACGACTGGGTGCTCGACGAGCTCAGAACGCCCTGCCACCCCCAGCAGATCGAATTCGCGCGCCTGGCCCTGAACTACACGGTGATGAGCAAGCGCAAGCTGCTGGAGCTGGTCGCCACGGGGATCGTGAGCGGCTGGGACGACCCCAGGATGCCGACCTTGAGCGGACTGCGGCGCCGCGGTTACACCCCCGAGGCGATCCACGACTTCTGCGACCGGATCGGCGTGGCGAAGCGGGACAGCGTGGTGGACATCGCGCTGCTGGAGCACTGCCTCCGCGAGGACCTGAACCGGAGGGCGCAGCGCGCCATGGCCGTCCTCCGCCCGCTCAAGGTGGTTCTCGAGAACTACCCCGAGGGGCTCGTCGAGGAGATGGAGGTCCCGAACAACCCGGAGGATCCGGCGGCAGGGTCGCGGAAGGTGCCGTTCTCGCGCGTCCTGT from Terriglobia bacterium carries:
- a CDS encoding histidine triad nucleotide-binding protein is translated as MKDCLFCRIASGEARGTIVHEDEEIVAFRDIHPQAPVHLLIVPRRHVASLADAAEGDAPLLARLLLVARDLAVRERIDAGGWRLVANRGSDGGQTVPHLHFHLLGGRAMTWPPG
- the murA gene encoding UDP-N-acetylglucosamine 1-carboxyvinyltransferase — translated: MDKLRIAGGLSLRGRVEIGGAKNAALPALAACLLTGDRVEVENLPRVRDVRTMLRVLEQLGATVDAAGARAAVRVERFASFEAPYDLVRTMRASVLVLGPLLARHGRARVSLPGGCAIGERPINLHIDGLLKMGAEVAVEHGYVQARASRLRGASIAFPDKTVTGTENLMMAATLADGTTVLSNAALEPEVSDLAELLIGMGASIHGAGTDEIVVEGRPSLHGARHRVIPDRIEAATYVVAGALLGDRVEVASCRSDHLDAVIRQLEGAEVPLEVGGDTITVRAPAAPAARDLRTAPYPGYPTDVQAQYMTLMTQAVGTSVIAETIFERRFMHVGELARMGADIRIEGRSAVVVGPSRLTGAQVMATDLRASACLVLAGLVAEGVTVLDRVYHLDRGYEAMETKLRALGASVERIR
- the serS gene encoding serine--tRNA ligase, encoding MLDLHFVREHTDRVAEALRKRGSTLSLSPFREMDERRRGALVEVEGLKKLRNESSKRIGQLVKSGGDAAPLKEEMRRVGERIAALEKEVESAQEELKGLLAEIPNLPHADVPEGRSPDDNPVLRTWGEPPRFEFEPKAHWEIGASLGILDFERAAKVAGSRFAVYFGEGARLERALIQLMLDLHTKEHGYLEVLPPFMVNAAALFGTGQLPKFEADLFKVEPGGYYLVPTAEVPVTNLHAGEILEGHRLPIAYCAYTPCFRSEAGSYGKDVRGLIRQHQFNKVELVRFSRPEDSYRQLDLLTAHAEEVLKRLELPYRVVELCSADLGFSSARTYDIEVWLPGQQLYREISSCSNFEDFQARRAGIRFRPEPGAKTELVHTLNGSGLAVGRTVVAILENHQRADGTVTVPEALRPYLGGLERIEARR
- a CDS encoding glycosyltransferase family 39 protein codes for the protein MAAPLSAAAETAPLLRLSDRAGLAIVLAVTAACLLPFLNKAYYIDDTLFLAAARRILAAPLDPYGFSFNWEGTVDPMSTTMKNPPLVSYYVALVVHLLGWAEPVLHAAFLLPALAVAAGTFRLARRCCREPLLAAAAAMLSPVFLVSATSVMCDVPMLAFFVWAVVLWVDGIERDDSRRLALASVLAALAFLCKYFGASLVPLLAVYAIARRARATRWAPWLLVPAGAVAAYSLWTRALYGRSLVFEAATFAAEKKIWAGSPFWINTLVALVFAGGCLLPAGALAAAYLRKWIVGGAAALAAAGGMYAWRVTAVPGRNLVDAAEAGAVGLHVGVFCFLGLLVFALAAVELRGFREPVTLLLVSWAFGTYVFTGFLNWTINGRSLLPMAPAAAILAARCVEARPARRPRARRIVLGSVVGATALVTVLLAAGDALLANSAREAAGVFTNRMRADRARYLFMGHWGFQYYMERAGAEPVNFDAPALRPGDRIVVPKASARALPVPPVAEREDLDFRVPGWFATVSPDRGACFYAHLIGPLPFRVGPISPEKYRVVTLAR
- a CDS encoding glutamine--tRNA ligase/YqeY domain fusion protein → MTTPNDSADRPRPGDPGAAGTAPPQDFIRAIIEEDNRTGKHGGRVVTRFPPEPNGYLHIGHAKSICLNFGLASQYGGNCNLRFDDTNPTKEEVEYVESIQEDIRWLGFDWEDRLYYASDYFERLCLFAEQLVREGKAYVCDLTADEVREHRGTLTRPGTPSPYRDRPAEESLDLFRRMRAGEFPDGTRTLRAKIDMASPNLNMRDPVLYRILHADHHRTGGAWCIYPMYDYAHPLSDMIEGITHSVCTLEFEDHRPFYDWVLDELRTPCHPQQIEFARLALNYTVMSKRKLLELVATGIVSGWDDPRMPTLSGLRRRGYTPEAIHDFCDRIGVAKRDSVVDIALLEHCLREDLNRRAQRAMAVLRPLKVVLENYPEGLVEEMEVPNNPEDPAAGSRKVPFSRVLWIERDDFRETPPPRYWRLFPGNEVRLRSAYLVRCAGVVKDPRTGEVAEVRCTYDPATRGGNAPDGRRVKSTIHWVSTAHAADAEVRLYDALFTVEDPAAVPEGADWKATLNPNSLETLRDAKVESMLLAARPGDRFQFERLGYFCADTGDSRPGAPVFNRTVTL